Proteins encoded in a region of the Geobacillus genomosp. 3 genome:
- a CDS encoding NAD(P)H-dependent flavin oxidoreductase, with protein MRYNSGITYFLRGVNLMNDVCRLLDLRYPIIQGGMGNISNAELASAVSEAGGLGTIGAGTMPPDEVEALIVETKRRTDRPFAVNIPLQVTPHTTEVAELVIQHHVPVVSLSAGNPAPWIPRFAEHGIKVIVVVASASQAKKAEAAGADLVVAEGYEAAGINSPLELTTMTLIPQVASAVRIPVVAAGGIGDGRGLLAAFALGAQGVQLGTRLVATKEAPFHEAYKQRLVEAKENETIIVGRSVGRIRRVVRIPYTEKLLEYEQQGMPLEQFQAYTSEDRHRRGALLGDFHEGFINAGQIAGLIDDVPTVAELFEQMMMEAKTQWQSLSEQFR; from the coding sequence ATGCGGTATAATTCGGGTATAACGTATTTTTTACGGGGTGTGAATCTAATGAATGATGTTTGTCGTTTGCTCGACCTTCGCTATCCGATCATTCAAGGGGGGATGGGGAACATCAGCAACGCCGAGCTGGCAAGCGCCGTATCGGAAGCGGGAGGGCTCGGAACGATCGGCGCCGGGACGATGCCGCCTGATGAGGTTGAGGCGTTGATCGTCGAAACGAAGCGGCGTACCGACCGGCCGTTTGCGGTGAATATTCCGCTGCAGGTGACGCCGCACACCACGGAAGTGGCCGAACTTGTCATCCAACATCACGTGCCGGTCGTTTCCCTTTCCGCTGGCAATCCGGCGCCGTGGATTCCGCGCTTTGCCGAGCATGGCATCAAGGTGATCGTTGTCGTCGCATCCGCCAGTCAGGCTAAAAAAGCGGAAGCAGCCGGGGCGGATCTCGTCGTCGCCGAAGGATACGAAGCAGCAGGGATCAACTCGCCGCTTGAGTTGACCACCATGACGCTCATTCCGCAGGTCGCCAGCGCCGTCCGCATTCCGGTCGTTGCTGCGGGCGGCATCGGCGATGGACGCGGGCTGCTCGCCGCATTCGCGCTCGGCGCCCAAGGGGTGCAGCTTGGCACAAGGCTTGTAGCCACGAAGGAAGCGCCGTTCCATGAAGCATATAAACAGCGGCTTGTTGAGGCGAAAGAAAATGAAACGATCATTGTCGGCCGCTCGGTCGGACGCATTCGCCGCGTTGTACGCATACCATACACCGAAAAGCTGCTCGAATACGAACAGCAAGGCATGCCGCTTGAGCAGTTCCAAGCCTATACGTCGGAAGACCGTCATCGCCGCGGCGCCCTTCTCGGTGATTTCCATGAAGGATTTATCAACGCCGGGCAAATCGCCGGTCTCATCGATGATGTGCCAACGGTGGCTGAGCTCTTTGAACAAATGATGATGGAAGCGAAAACGCAGTGGCAATCATTATCGGAACAGTTTCGCTAA
- a CDS encoding ABC transporter ATP-binding protein, with protein sequence MLQLNRICKVFHEGTPDEKIALQHIHLTLQKGDFVTVIGSNGAGKSTLMNVISGVLFPDEGTIWIDGRDVTMMPEYVRSRYIGRVFQDPMAGTAPNMTIEENLAMAYARNQKRTLRRGVTKKRRDEFRELLATLHLGLEDRLQAKVGLLSGGERQALSLLMATFTEPAILLLDEHTAALDPARAELITNLTKEIVGRYRLTTLMVTHNMQQAIELGNRLIMMDKGQIILEVDEAEKKRLTVETLLAEFRRIRGEQLMSDRAVLS encoded by the coding sequence ATGTTGCAGTTAAATCGGATTTGTAAAGTGTTTCATGAGGGAACGCCGGATGAAAAAATCGCCCTTCAACACATTCACTTAACGCTGCAAAAAGGCGATTTTGTCACCGTGATCGGCAGCAACGGCGCAGGCAAATCGACGTTGATGAATGTGATTTCCGGGGTGTTGTTTCCCGATGAAGGAACGATTTGGATTGACGGCCGAGATGTCACGATGATGCCGGAATACGTCCGCTCCCGCTATATCGGCAGGGTGTTTCAAGACCCGATGGCGGGAACGGCGCCGAACATGACGATTGAGGAAAATTTAGCGATGGCGTACGCCCGGAATCAAAAGCGCACGCTCCGCCGCGGGGTGACGAAAAAACGGCGCGATGAGTTTCGCGAGTTGCTCGCGACGCTTCATCTCGGCTTAGAAGACCGTCTTCAGGCGAAAGTCGGCTTGCTCTCAGGCGGCGAGCGGCAGGCGTTGTCATTGCTGATGGCGACATTTACTGAACCTGCCATTTTGCTGCTTGATGAACATACAGCGGCCCTCGACCCAGCTAGGGCGGAGTTGATCACCAACTTAACAAAAGAGATTGTAGGGCGATATCGATTGACGACGTTGATGGTCACCCATAACATGCAGCAGGCGATCGAGTTAGGGAACCGCCTGATCATGATGGACAAAGGACAAATCATTTTGGAAGTGGATGAAGCCGAAAAGAAACGATTAACGGTGGAAACATTGCTCGCGGAATTCCGACGCATTCGCGGGGAACAGCTCATGAGCGATCGGGCGGTATTGAGCTGA
- a CDS encoding Glu/Leu/Phe/Val dehydrogenase dimerization domain-containing protein has translation MNVMVSPNMSQSFDMFWQMREHEQVVFCHDETAGLKAIIAIHSTVLGPALGGCRMHPYATTEEALADALRLSKGMTYKCLAADVDFGGGKAVIIGDPRKDKSPELFRAFGQFVESLSGRFYTGTDMGTTPDDFVHALKETNCIVGVPEAYGGSGDSSVPTAEGVVYGIRATNEVVFGSRHLHGKTYAVQGLGKVGKKVALRLLEEGADLYVCDLNEAAVKEVVSYGRRIGASVKPVDGTDIYRAKADVFIPCAFGGIINDDTVAALQVKAVVGSANNQLADKRHARMLKEKGIVYAPDYIVNAGGLIQVADELYGANKERVLAKTKAIYDTLLAIYARAESEGTTTVEAADQFCEERLEKRKRRNHFFTHQKRPKWEIRR, from the coding sequence ATGAATGTTATGGTATCGCCAAACATGTCACAAAGCTTCGATATGTTTTGGCAAATGCGGGAACACGAACAAGTCGTGTTTTGCCATGATGAAACCGCAGGACTGAAAGCGATTATTGCCATTCATAGCACGGTGCTTGGACCGGCGCTCGGCGGTTGCCGGATGCACCCGTATGCGACGACGGAAGAGGCGCTGGCCGATGCGCTGCGGCTGTCGAAAGGGATGACGTATAAATGCTTAGCCGCTGATGTTGATTTTGGCGGCGGAAAAGCGGTGATCATCGGCGACCCGCGCAAAGACAAATCGCCGGAATTGTTTCGCGCCTTCGGTCAGTTTGTCGAGTCATTAAGCGGCCGGTTTTACACGGGAACGGATATGGGGACGACACCGGACGATTTCGTGCACGCGCTGAAAGAGACAAATTGCATCGTCGGTGTCCCGGAAGCGTATGGCGGAAGCGGCGACTCATCGGTGCCAACCGCTGAGGGCGTCGTGTACGGCATTCGGGCGACAAACGAAGTGGTGTTTGGCAGCCGGCACTTGCATGGCAAAACGTATGCGGTCCAAGGGCTTGGAAAAGTCGGAAAAAAAGTGGCGCTTCGCTTGCTTGAAGAAGGGGCGGATCTGTACGTATGCGATTTGAACGAAGCGGCGGTGAAAGAAGTCGTGTCGTACGGCAGACGAATCGGGGCGTCCGTCAAACCGGTGGATGGAACCGACATTTACCGCGCGAAAGCCGATGTGTTCATCCCGTGCGCCTTCGGCGGCATTATTAACGATGACACAGTCGCCGCCCTGCAGGTGAAAGCGGTTGTCGGTTCGGCGAACAATCAGCTGGCTGACAAACGCCACGCCCGAATGTTGAAAGAAAAAGGCATCGTATACGCCCCCGATTATATCGTCAACGCCGGCGGTCTCATCCAAGTGGCCGATGAACTGTACGGGGCGAACAAAGAGCGGGTGTTGGCGAAAACGAAAGCGATTTACGACACGCTGCTCGCCATTTATGCGCGGGCCGAATCGGAAGGAACGACGACGGTCGAGGCAGCTGACCAATTTTGCGAAGAGCGGCTTGAGAAACGCAAACGCCGCAACCATTTCTTCACGCACCAAAAGCGGCCGAAGTGGGAGATTCGACGGTAA
- a CDS encoding ABC transporter permease, with amino-acid sequence MVTAITGAVESGIIYAIMALGVYLSFRILDFPDLTVDGSFVTGAAVAATLIVNGANPFAATCLALVVGFAAGCMTGLLHTAGKINSLLSGILMMIALYSINLRIMGRSNVPLLNEKTIFTAIQEWAATLGLDAAAAKTWGTILSMTLLALLFKWFTDWFLQTEVGLAIRATGDNPRMIRSLSANTNLLIILGLGLSNAMVAFSGALVAQYGAFADVGMGIGMIIIGLASVIIGEAVFGTKTIARATLAVIGGAIIYRIVVSLALRIQFLETGDVKLITAAIVMLALVVPQIVRQQKEKKRKEDSRRKRAHAGMTVANGKGEGDVAVKSDL; translated from the coding sequence TTGGTGACAGCCATCACAGGTGCAGTCGAATCAGGGATCATTTATGCCATTATGGCGTTAGGCGTCTATTTGTCGTTTCGCATTTTGGATTTTCCGGATTTAACGGTGGACGGCAGCTTTGTGACCGGGGCCGCGGTGGCGGCGACGTTGATCGTCAATGGCGCCAATCCGTTTGCCGCGACATGTCTGGCGCTTGTCGTCGGATTCGCTGCCGGTTGTATGACCGGGCTTCTTCATACGGCAGGGAAAATCAACTCGCTTTTGTCCGGCATTTTAATGATGATTGCCTTGTACTCGATCAACCTCCGCATCATGGGGCGTTCAAATGTGCCGCTTTTGAATGAAAAGACGATTTTTACCGCCATTCAGGAATGGGCGGCAACGCTCGGGCTTGACGCCGCCGCCGCGAAAACGTGGGGGACGATCCTGTCCATGACGCTGCTTGCTCTTTTATTTAAATGGTTTACGGATTGGTTTTTGCAGACGGAAGTGGGGCTTGCGATTCGGGCGACGGGTGACAATCCGCGCATGATTCGCAGCTTGTCGGCGAACACCAACTTGCTCATCATCCTTGGGCTGGGCCTTTCCAATGCCATGGTCGCGTTCTCGGGGGCGCTTGTGGCCCAATACGGTGCATTTGCCGATGTCGGGATGGGGATTGGCATGATCATTATCGGCTTGGCGTCCGTCATTATCGGCGAGGCGGTATTTGGAACAAAAACGATCGCGCGGGCTACGCTGGCTGTGATCGGCGGGGCGATCATATACCGCATTGTCGTGAGCCTCGCCTTGCGCATCCAATTTCTTGAAACGGGGGATGTGAAGCTCATTACGGCAGCCATTGTCATGTTGGCGCTCGTCGTTCCGCAAATAGTTCGGCAACAAAAAGAGAAAAAACGCAAGGAAGACAGCAGGAGAAAGCGGGCGCACGCAGGGATGACTGTGGCAAACGGAAAGGGTGAAGGGGATGTTGCAGTTAAATCGGATTTGTAA
- the pdhA gene encoding pyruvate dehydrogenase (acetyl-transferring) E1 component subunit alpha has translation MERDFPIVQVLNEEGAIVRPEYRERITKEWTMTIYRHLIRTRTFDRKCVSLQRQGRIGTYVPYEGQEACQVGSALALHDGDWMFPTYRDHGAMVTFGRSLTTTLLYWKGRTEGCVPPEGKKIVPPSVPIATQLPQAAGAACAEMWKGTNHAVIVYFGDGATSEGDFHEGLNFASVFNSPVVFFNQNNQYAISVPITRQMKTKTIAQKALAYDIPGIRIDGNDVFVVYFKTAEALERARNGGGPTLIEAVTWRYGAHTTSDDPSRYRDQEESKKRRETADPIKRIERFMQREGWWDEKWANRVQEEVNAEIERAVADMERYPKANVSDMFDFVFAQPTWTIAEQKEAYLQWKRGME, from the coding sequence ATGGAACGTGATTTCCCGATTGTGCAAGTACTGAATGAAGAAGGAGCGATCGTGCGGCCTGAGTATCGTGAACGAATCACGAAAGAATGGACGATGACGATTTATCGCCATCTCATTCGCACGAGAACGTTTGACCGAAAATGTGTCAGTCTCCAACGGCAAGGCCGCATCGGGACGTATGTGCCGTACGAGGGGCAAGAGGCGTGCCAAGTTGGAAGCGCGCTGGCCCTTCACGACGGCGATTGGATGTTTCCGACCTACCGCGATCATGGAGCGATGGTAACGTTCGGCCGGTCGTTAACGACAACTTTGTTGTATTGGAAAGGGCGGACGGAAGGATGTGTTCCGCCTGAAGGGAAAAAGATTGTGCCGCCAAGCGTCCCGATCGCCACCCAGCTTCCTCAAGCAGCGGGGGCAGCATGTGCGGAAATGTGGAAGGGAACGAACCATGCGGTCATTGTGTACTTCGGCGACGGCGCGACATCGGAAGGGGATTTTCATGAAGGGTTGAATTTTGCAAGCGTTTTCAACTCGCCGGTTGTCTTTTTCAACCAAAACAACCAATACGCGATCTCCGTCCCGATCACCCGCCAGATGAAGACGAAAACGATTGCCCAAAAGGCGCTGGCCTACGATATTCCCGGCATCCGCATCGATGGGAATGACGTGTTTGTCGTGTATTTCAAAACGGCAGAGGCGCTCGAGCGGGCGAGAAACGGAGGAGGGCCGACGTTAATCGAAGCGGTGACATGGCGGTATGGCGCTCATACGACGTCCGATGACCCATCACGATACCGCGACCAAGAAGAGAGCAAGAAGCGGCGCGAAACAGCCGACCCGATCAAGCGGATCGAGCGCTTTATGCAGCGAGAAGGCTGGTGGGATGAAAAGTGGGCGAACCGCGTGCAAGAGGAAGTGAACGCTGAAATCGAGCGGGCGGTGGCGGACATGGAGCGCTATCCAAAAGCGAACGTGTCGGATATGTTTGATTTTGTATTCGCACAGCCGACATGGACGATTGCGGAACAGAAAGAAGCGTATCTTCAGTGGAAGCGGGGGATGGAATGA
- a CDS encoding gamma carbonic anhydrase family protein, giving the protein MLHPYNGKRPNVHETAFIAPGAHLIGDVTVGPESTIWFNAVLRGDEGPITIGARTSIQDNTTCHLYEGSPLVVEDEVTVGHNVVLHGCTIRKRSIIGMGSTILDGAEIGEECIIGANTLIPSGKKIPPRSLVVGSPGKVVRELTDKDLALIQLSIDTYVQKGKEYRKQLDNHQS; this is encoded by the coding sequence ATGCTGCATCCATATAACGGAAAACGTCCAAATGTTCATGAAACGGCCTTTATCGCACCAGGGGCTCATCTCATCGGCGATGTCACCGTCGGCCCGGAATCGACAATCTGGTTTAACGCTGTCTTGCGCGGGGATGAAGGACCGATTACGATCGGCGCCCGCACGAGCATTCAAGACAATACGACCTGCCATTTGTACGAAGGATCGCCGCTTGTCGTCGAGGATGAAGTAACCGTTGGGCATAACGTTGTCCTTCACGGCTGCACGATCCGCAAACGGTCGATCATCGGCATGGGGTCGACCATTTTGGACGGGGCTGAAATTGGTGAAGAGTGCATCATCGGCGCCAACACCCTCATTCCGTCCGGCAAAAAAATTCCGCCGCGTTCGCTCGTTGTCGGCTCGCCCGGAAAAGTGGTGCGCGAGCTGACGGACAAAGACCTTGCGCTTATTCAGCTGTCGATTGATACATACGTGCAAAAAGGAAAAGAGTATCGCAAACAGCTGGACAATCATCAATCATAG
- a CDS encoding alpha-ketoacid dehydrogenase subunit beta, translated as MTTKVGTKTLTLVQAVNDALRTMLQEREDVILLGEDIGKNGGVFRATDGLFEEFGGQRVIDTPLSEAGFTGAAIGMALGGFRPVVEIQFLGFIYPAYEQIMTHAARMRARTRGHFTVPLVIRAPYGAGVRAPEIHSESTEALFTHMPGMKVVCPASPYDAKGLLIAAIEDPDPVLFLEPMRSYRAFREDVPEGKYTIDIGKGKKRREGDDVTVIAWGAMVPVAMKAAEEAEKKGIDADVIDLRTLYPLDKDLIAESVQKTGRTVIVQEAHATGGLANDILAVINDTSFFYQKAPAERVTGFDVPVPFFAYEDDYVPTPARVLHAIENVMNF; from the coding sequence ATGACGACAAAAGTGGGCACGAAGACGCTTACGCTTGTGCAAGCGGTCAACGATGCGTTGCGCACGATGTTACAAGAGCGTGAAGATGTCATTCTGCTCGGGGAAGATATCGGGAAAAACGGCGGTGTGTTCCGCGCCACTGACGGATTGTTTGAGGAATTTGGCGGGCAGCGGGTAATCGACACGCCATTAAGTGAAGCCGGATTTACGGGCGCGGCGATCGGAATGGCGCTTGGCGGGTTTCGCCCGGTTGTCGAAATTCAGTTTTTAGGGTTCATTTACCCCGCCTATGAACAAATCATGACCCACGCGGCGCGCATGCGGGCGCGGACGAGAGGGCATTTTACCGTGCCGTTGGTCATCCGCGCCCCGTACGGTGCAGGAGTAAGGGCTCCGGAAATTCATTCGGAGAGCACGGAAGCGCTGTTTACCCATATGCCGGGGATGAAAGTCGTCTGTCCTGCATCGCCGTATGATGCCAAAGGGTTGCTGATTGCAGCGATTGAAGATCCGGACCCCGTCCTCTTTTTGGAACCGATGCGCAGCTATCGGGCGTTTCGCGAGGACGTTCCGGAAGGGAAATATACGATTGATATCGGCAAAGGAAAAAAGCGGCGCGAAGGGGACGATGTGACCGTCATTGCGTGGGGCGCCATGGTGCCGGTCGCCATGAAAGCGGCGGAAGAGGCGGAGAAAAAAGGGATTGATGCGGATGTCATCGACTTGCGCACCCTTTATCCGCTGGATAAAGACTTGATCGCCGAGTCGGTGCAAAAGACGGGAAGAACGGTGATCGTTCAGGAAGCCCATGCGACAGGCGGGCTGGCCAATGACATTTTGGCCGTCATCAACGACACGTCGTTTTTCTATCAAAAAGCGCCGGCGGAACGGGTGACAGGATTTGACGTCCCGGTGCCGTTTTTCGCCTATGAAGACGATTACGTGCCAACGCCGGCGCGCGTTTTGCATGCGATTGAAAACGTGATGAACTTCTGA
- a CDS encoding YqcI/YcgG family protein, producing the protein MVQLFSRQANQEHWLPWQREAMSAFAAKMADRSRLFPCIPAVQAYALDDLRYGFASDPRSETAAQELAALLAEFAETSRQIGNDAALVVFFDTPAELADGYTVAQFEELFWQLLRQTSALDVRGWLDVVPLDPNDPLWEFCFHRERFFMYCATPAHRKRQSRHFPWFMLAATPRWVLEQFYAEPVKAEKIKQRIRERLGRYDTAPVHPDLNSYGNPDNYEWKQYFLRDDETSLPACPFQRASSSNPP; encoded by the coding sequence ATGGTGCAACTATTCAGTCGACAAGCAAACCAGGAACATTGGCTGCCATGGCAGCGGGAGGCGATGTCCGCCTTTGCGGCTAAAATGGCTGACCGAAGCCGGCTGTTTCCGTGCATTCCGGCGGTGCAGGCGTACGCATTGGACGATCTGCGCTACGGGTTTGCCAGCGATCCGCGCAGCGAGACGGCGGCGCAAGAGTTGGCCGCGCTTCTGGCCGAATTTGCCGAAACATCCCGCCAAATCGGAAATGATGCCGCGCTTGTCGTTTTTTTCGACACGCCGGCCGAATTGGCGGACGGTTATACGGTTGCCCAGTTTGAGGAGCTGTTTTGGCAGCTGCTTCGTCAAACGAGTGCGCTAGATGTGAGGGGGTGGTTGGACGTTGTCCCGCTTGACCCGAATGACCCGCTTTGGGAATTTTGTTTTCATCGCGAACGGTTTTTTATGTACTGTGCCACCCCGGCGCACCGCAAGCGACAAAGCCGTCATTTTCCATGGTTTATGTTGGCGGCGACACCGAGGTGGGTGCTTGAACAGTTTTATGCCGAACCCGTCAAGGCGGAGAAAATAAAGCAACGCATCCGCGAGCGGCTCGGCCGGTACGACACGGCTCCGGTCCATCCGGACTTGAACAGCTATGGAAATCCGGACAACTATGAATGGAAACAATATTTTTTGCGCGATGACGAGACATCGTTGCCGGCGTGCCCGTTTCAGCGGGCGAGTTCGTCCAATCCTCCGTAA